A window of Cryptomeria japonica chromosome 3, Sugi_1.0, whole genome shotgun sequence contains these coding sequences:
- the LOC131068584 gene encoding uncharacterized protein LOC131068584, which yields MVEFENYFGLPFEDASPNLIPISPIQRGRTRQLPLRLTWALTIHKSQGLTLLKATIDIGPRERAGLTFVAISRVKALDGIRISPPFSYDRYEKMKTGKQLAKRKAEEERLKSLET from the coding sequence AtggttgaatttgaaaattattttggacTTCCTTTTGAAGATGCATCTCCTAATTTGATTCCTATTTCACCAATACAAAGGGGTCGTACACGTCAATTGCCACTACGATTGACTTGGGCACTAACAATCCATAAATCACAAGGATTGACTCTTTTAAAGGCAACAATTGACATAGGACCAAGAGAAAGAGCGGGATTAACATTTGTTGCTATATCACGTGTTAAGGCCTTGGATGGAATTAGAATCTCACCACCATTTTCATATGATCGTTATGAAAAAATGAAGACAGGAAAGCAACTTGCCAAAAGGAAAGCAGAGGAAGAAAGACTCAAATCTTTGGAAACATAA